Proteins encoded in a region of the Spartobacteria bacterium genome:
- a CDS encoding DUF3024 domain-containing protein, with protein sequence MPIPDAIRTEAEAHLDQYCVGLIPKHVQDQIRIGYVAKGMAITLFELRPGWKDKTIWTKSDIAKVRYTMAYGEWTLYFKDRNEKWHIYEPLPPTADFEVVLQEIKADPTGIFWG encoded by the coding sequence ATGCCCATTCCAGACGCCATCCGAACCGAAGCCGAAGCCCATCTCGACCAGTATTGCGTGGGCCTGATTCCCAAGCACGTCCAAGACCAGATTCGCATAGGCTATGTCGCCAAGGGAATGGCCATAACCCTGTTCGAGCTGCGGCCAGGTTGGAAGGACAAGACCATCTGGACCAAGTCCGACATCGCCAAAGTCAGGTATACGATGGCCTACGGCGAATGGACGCTGTATTTCAAGGACAGGAACGAGAAATGGCACATCTACGAGCCCTTGCCCCCAACTGCCGACTTCGAAGTGGTGCTTCAGGAGATCAAGGCAGACCCGACTGGGATTTTCTGGGGCTGA